The Bacteroidales bacterium genome has a window encoding:
- a CDS encoding glycosyltransferase family 2 protein codes for MVPDTAVVILNWNGKHFLRQFLPSVLANTTKRADIIVADNGSTDDSAEFLRTRFPEIKCLFFPENFGFAGGYNKAFRQLENYRYFVLLNSDVETPPGWLDPLLDAMDKHKNVAACMPKILSWSNREQFEYAGAAGGFLDKLGYPFCRGRIFDFLEKDQGQYDTPVQIFWATGACMAIRSEVFFKTGGFDETFFAHQEEIDLCWRIKNRGLQILCLPSSKVYHVGGGTLPAENPHKTYLNFRNNLLLLYKNLPAAEVNRILFLRRILDGVSALRYLLRGDVANMKAILNAHLDFYQIRHKYRSSGAQLPRPARNVRHSSMYQGCIVWDFFIRKKKRFSDLNFPAEFFG; via the coding sequence ATGGTACCTGATACTGCTGTTGTTATACTGAACTGGAACGGAAAACATTTTCTCAGGCAATTTCTGCCTTCTGTATTAGCCAATACTACCAAACGAGCAGACATCATCGTTGCCGACAATGGTTCAACTGACGATTCGGCTGAATTTCTCCGTACCCGATTCCCGGAAATAAAGTGTTTATTTTTTCCGGAAAATTTTGGCTTTGCCGGAGGATATAATAAAGCATTCCGACAGCTGGAAAACTACAGGTATTTTGTTCTGCTCAACTCAGATGTTGAAACACCTCCGGGATGGCTGGATCCCCTGCTGGATGCCATGGATAAGCATAAAAATGTGGCGGCCTGCATGCCCAAAATTCTCTCCTGGTCTAATAGAGAACAGTTTGAATATGCCGGAGCAGCGGGAGGATTTTTGGACAAGCTGGGATATCCCTTTTGCCGGGGAAGGATTTTTGATTTTCTTGAAAAAGATCAGGGGCAGTACGACACTCCGGTCCAGATTTTCTGGGCCACAGGCGCCTGCATGGCCATCCGGAGTGAAGTCTTTTTTAAGACAGGAGGATTCGATGAAACATTTTTTGCCCACCAGGAAGAAATTGATCTTTGCTGGCGCATTAAAAACAGAGGATTACAGATTCTCTGCCTGCCATCATCAAAGGTATATCATGTGGGAGGCGGAACTCTTCCGGCTGAAAACCCTCACAAAACCTATCTGAACTTCCGTAACAACCTTTTGCTTCTTTACAAAAACCTGCCGGCCGCTGAAGTAAACAGGATTCTCTTTCTCCGCAGAATCCTCGACGGAGTCTCTGCCCTCCGCTACCTCCTCAGGGGTGATGTTGCCAATATGAAAGCCATTCTGAATGCTCATCTTGATTTCTATCAGATCCGTCACAAATACAGATCCTCAGGAGCCCAGCTTCCGCGCCCTGCCAGGAATGTACGCCACTCTTCCATGTACCAGGGATGTATTGTCTGGGATTTTTTCATCCGAAAGAAGAAGCGCTTCAGTGACCTGAATTTTCCTGCCGAATTCTTCGGGTAA
- a CDS encoding lysophospholipid acyltransferase family protein, protein MKNRESVNFFYYPTFFFLKLTACLPLPVLYFFSDCLYPVVFYVIRYRKKVVFRNLRNAFPEKSENEIRILARRFYRNFCDVLVETLKMFHFTEKELARHIEYANPEILYDLHKKGKSVIVVAAHYGNWEWLAGLRTHSPYHIIAVYKPLNSRIFDNIMKHIRTRFGAEVVPMANILKSLLRHAEQKHLTLSCFISDQSPVRQEIQYWTTFLNQRTPVYLGTEKIARKTNQAVVFMCPEKIRRGYYRVHITPVTENPSSLPLHEITEQHVKILEEAIRKEPSLWLWSHRRWKHSKNI, encoded by the coding sequence ATGAAAAACAGAGAATCAGTAAATTTCTTTTATTACCCCACATTCTTTTTTCTGAAACTGACAGCCTGCCTTCCGCTGCCGGTGCTTTATTTCTTTTCTGACTGCCTCTATCCTGTTGTTTTTTATGTTATCCGATACCGCAAAAAAGTGGTATTCCGTAACCTTCGCAATGCGTTTCCCGAGAAATCTGAAAACGAAATCCGCATTCTGGCCAGAAGGTTTTACAGGAATTTTTGCGACGTACTGGTAGAAACGCTTAAAATGTTTCATTTTACTGAAAAGGAACTGGCCAGGCATATTGAATATGCGAATCCCGAAATTCTTTATGATCTGCACAAAAAAGGAAAAAGCGTCATTGTTGTAGCGGCCCATTATGGAAACTGGGAATGGCTTGCAGGCCTCCGAACCCACTCGCCCTATCACATCATTGCCGTATATAAACCTCTTAACAGCAGGATTTTTGATAACATCATGAAACACATCCGCACCCGTTTCGGGGCGGAAGTAGTTCCGATGGCCAATATTTTAAAGTCACTCCTGCGACATGCCGAGCAGAAGCACCTCACCCTTTCGTGCTTCATTTCCGACCAGTCGCCTGTAAGACAAGAGATTCAGTACTGGACCACCTTTCTGAATCAACGCACACCGGTATATCTGGGAACAGAAAAAATAGCAAGAAAGACCAATCAGGCAGTTGTATTTATGTGTCCCGAAAAAATCAGGAGAGGTTACTACCGGGTCCATATTACCCCTGTCACCGAAAACCCTTCGTCTTTGCCCTTGCATGAGATTACAGAACAGCATGTAAAAATCCTCGAGGAAGCTATTCGTAAAGAGCCTTCGCTCTGGCTCTGGTCGCACAGAAGGTGGAAACATTCCAAAAACATATAG
- a CDS encoding inositol monophosphatase, with product MNLEKLCTEVRELSAETAEFIRKEAPKVASDTIVSKSLHNFVTHVDKGSEERLIAGLSKILPEAGFIAEEGTRHDTGREYIWVIDPLDGTTNFIHGLPPYAISIALMKGNDVLLGVVHEITSGECFWAWDRGKAWHNGKEIHVSNTSHLKDALIATGFPYTDYEKIRPFMKTLEYLFNNSHGVRRLGSAAIDIAYLACGRFDGFYEYGLSPWDVAAAVKILTEAGGKVCDFKKGNNYIFGREIIAANTGIFDEFSTVISDMLRE from the coding sequence ATGAATCTTGAAAAACTGTGTACCGAAGTAAGGGAGTTATCGGCCGAAACGGCTGAATTCATCCGCAAAGAAGCCCCGAAAGTGGCTTCTGATACGATTGTTTCAAAAAGCCTTCACAATTTTGTTACCCATGTAGATAAAGGATCGGAAGAACGGCTGATTGCCGGACTGAGCAAAATTCTTCCGGAAGCAGGTTTTATTGCAGAAGAGGGTACCCGGCATGATACCGGTCGTGAGTACATTTGGGTAATTGACCCATTGGACGGAACCACCAATTTTATTCATGGCCTTCCGCCTTATGCCATCAGCATAGCGCTTATGAAAGGGAATGATGTTCTTCTGGGGGTGGTTCACGAAATCACCTCCGGCGAATGCTTCTGGGCCTGGGACAGAGGAAAAGCCTGGCACAACGGAAAGGAAATTCACGTAAGCAACACGTCCCACCTGAAAGATGCTCTGATAGCAACCGGATTCCCTTACACAGACTATGAGAAAATAAGGCCTTTTATGAAGACTCTCGAGTACCTTTTCAATAATTCCCATGGCGTGCGAAGGCTTGGATCAGCAGCCATTGATATTGCTTACCTTGCCTGCGGACGTTTTGATGGTTTCTATGAATATGGCCTCAGTCCCTGGGATGTGGCCGCTGCCGTTAAAATCCTTACAGAAGCCGGAGGAAAAGTTTGCGATTTCAAAAAAGGAAACAATTACATCTTTGGCCGGGAAATTATTGCCGCCAATACCGGTATTTTTGATGAATTCAGTACGGTCATCTCCGATATGCTAAGGGAATGA
- the mtaB gene encoding tRNA (N(6)-L-threonylcarbamoyladenosine(37)-C(2))-methylthiotransferase MtaB: protein MLTPRKVAFATLGCKLNYAETSAIARKFAEEGYQRTPFSQKADIYVINTCTVTQAADKKCRNLINKALRNKPGAIIAVVGCYAQLRSKELAGLGNVDIVLGTKEKFDILHYLKEFEANRQSIIQTCTIEQVNEFMPASSISDRTRAFLKIQDGCDYKCSYCTVPLARGRSRNEPVSEIVKQVNELTRNGIKEIVLTGVNIGDFGKSTGETFFDLIRELDKTTAEVRFRISSIEPNLLTDEIIDFIASSNHFVPHFHIPLQSGCDSVLAAMRRRYKREVFASRVQKIMERMPDACIGADVISGFPGETEEHFNQTYEFLKNLPVSYLHAFTYSERDNTPAASLPGKVAHAVREERTHKLIGLSEEKRRAFYHAHLGTTRNVIFESARKNGFMSGFTDNYIRVEMPYDARIINKEVPVSLLKINPSGNVLGKFPS, encoded by the coding sequence ATGCTCACACCCAGAAAGGTTGCCTTTGCTACCCTTGGCTGCAAGCTCAATTACGCTGAAACTTCAGCCATAGCCAGAAAATTTGCCGAAGAAGGATACCAGCGAACACCCTTCAGCCAGAAGGCCGATATATACGTAATCAATACCTGCACGGTTACGCAGGCCGCCGATAAAAAATGCAGAAATCTCATCAATAAAGCCCTGCGAAACAAACCAGGAGCCATCATAGCTGTTGTTGGCTGTTACGCACAGCTCCGGTCCAAAGAGCTGGCCGGGTTGGGAAATGTCGATATCGTTCTCGGTACGAAGGAAAAATTCGATATCCTGCATTATCTTAAAGAATTTGAGGCTAACCGGCAAAGCATTATTCAAACCTGTACCATTGAACAGGTAAATGAATTCATGCCAGCCAGTTCCATCAGCGACCGCACAAGAGCCTTCCTTAAAATTCAGGACGGTTGTGATTATAAATGTTCCTACTGTACCGTTCCCCTCGCCAGAGGCCGAAGCCGTAATGAACCGGTATCTGAAATTGTTAAACAGGTAAACGAACTAACGCGGAACGGCATCAAAGAAATTGTGCTGACCGGCGTCAATATCGGCGATTTCGGTAAAAGCACAGGTGAAACCTTTTTTGATCTGATCAGGGAACTGGACAAAACGACAGCAGAAGTTCGGTTCAGAATTTCAAGCATTGAACCCAACCTCCTCACTGACGAAATTATCGATTTTATTGCCAGTTCAAACCATTTTGTACCCCACTTTCACATACCTCTCCAGTCGGGGTGCGATTCGGTGCTGGCAGCCATGCGGCGACGCTACAAACGGGAAGTGTTTGCCAGCAGGGTGCAGAAAATTATGGAACGTATGCCGGATGCATGCATTGGAGCTGATGTCATCTCCGGCTTTCCGGGAGAAACCGAGGAACATTTTAACCAGACCTATGAATTCCTCAAAAACCTGCCCGTCAGCTATCTTCATGCATTTACCTATTCCGAAAGAGACAATACGCCGGCCGCGTCCCTGCCCGGTAAAGTAGCCCATGCCGTAAGGGAAGAACGTACGCACAAGCTCATCGGCCTTTCGGAAGAAAAACGCAGGGCATTCTACCATGCCCATCTGGGAACAACCCGCAACGTCATCTTTGAATCTGCCCGAAAAAATGGTTTTATGTCGGGATTTACCGACAACTACATCCGTGTTGAAATGCCTTATGATGCCAGAATAATCAATAAAGAAGTTCCCGTCAGCCTTCTGAAAATCAATCCTTCCGGTAATGTGCTGGGAAAATTTCCTTCGTAA
- the ppk1 gene encoding polyphosphate kinase 1, which yields MARKIFNREISWLAFNHRVLQEAADPNVPLLERIKFLGIFSNNLDEFFKVRVATIKRMIDVQEKNQTVEGERPRKVLAQIQKKVIELQSEFEDTFRKILKELEKENIYLINENGLNEEQAKYVRTYFEDKVLPALSPVMLFNVEEFPALRDKSIYLAVRLSHSGKKLPPEYALIELPTAVISRFLVLPKEQDRTYIILLDDVIRFCLNDVFAIFPYDTFEAFTIKLTRDAELDYDNDLSQSFLEKIAQGLSNRKSGQPVRFVYDGSMPPEMFNYLIQRMGLDVDDNLIPGGRYHNFKDFMNFPDLGKKHLLYPPAPPAEHPLMRTPGSILAIMKQQDFLLHCPYQKFSHFINLLREAAIDPDVTSIKITLYRLGQNSKVIQALLNAARNGKDVTAILELQARFDEKNNIYYAKKLEEAGVNVIFGLKGLKVHAKLVLITRRENKQNVQYACVGTGNFHEGNATVYTDLLLFTCDKRITSEVERVFSIFNEPYHNYTFRYLLVSPLSMRQRITRLIDNEIKNALAGKEAYIDIKINHLVDRGMVNKLMQAQEAGVKIRLIVRGICSIYTGHASGKPIDAISIVDKYLEHARFFFFCNGGEELCYISSADWMTRNLDHRIEVASPVFSPELKEEIRKIFEIQWSDNVKARIINDQQNNPYRPHTHPPVRAQLVIYDFYQQLQEIPVNRKPAPSLEKATVTHLSRA from the coding sequence GGTTTTGCAGGAAGCTGCCGATCCGAATGTGCCTCTGCTGGAACGGATTAAATTCCTTGGTATTTTTTCCAATAACCTCGACGAATTCTTTAAAGTGAGGGTGGCCACCATCAAAAGGATGATTGATGTCCAGGAAAAAAACCAGACCGTTGAAGGGGAAAGGCCCCGGAAAGTTCTGGCCCAGATTCAGAAAAAGGTGATTGAACTCCAGAGCGAGTTTGAAGACACATTCAGGAAAATTTTAAAAGAACTGGAAAAGGAAAACATTTACCTGATCAATGAAAATGGGCTGAATGAAGAACAGGCCAAATACGTCCGCACATACTTTGAAGACAAGGTTCTGCCGGCACTTTCTCCTGTTATGCTTTTCAATGTAGAGGAATTTCCTGCTCTCAGGGATAAATCCATCTATCTTGCAGTCCGTTTGAGCCATTCCGGAAAGAAATTGCCGCCCGAATATGCCCTGATCGAGCTTCCTACGGCGGTTATAAGCCGTTTTCTGGTTCTTCCCAAAGAACAGGACCGCACGTACATTATTCTTCTCGATGATGTTATCCGCTTTTGTCTGAACGATGTGTTTGCGATTTTTCCCTACGATACCTTCGAGGCATTTACCATTAAGCTTACCCGCGATGCGGAGCTTGACTACGATAACGACCTGTCGCAGAGTTTCCTGGAAAAAATAGCCCAGGGGCTGTCAAACCGGAAGTCGGGCCAGCCTGTGCGCTTTGTTTACGATGGCTCCATGCCGCCGGAGATGTTCAATTACCTCATTCAGCGCATGGGCCTTGACGTTGACGATAATCTTATTCCCGGAGGCCGGTACCACAATTTCAAAGACTTCATGAATTTTCCCGACCTCGGGAAAAAACATCTCCTTTATCCCCCTGCCCCTCCGGCCGAGCATCCTCTGATGCGCACACCCGGCAGCATCCTTGCCATCATGAAACAGCAGGATTTTCTGCTTCACTGTCCTTATCAGAAGTTCTCGCATTTTATTAACCTCCTGCGCGAAGCGGCCATTGATCCTGACGTTACATCAATCAAAATTACCCTTTACCGTTTGGGTCAGAACTCCAAAGTTATTCAGGCACTGCTGAATGCCGCCCGCAACGGCAAGGACGTGACCGCTATTCTTGAACTTCAGGCACGTTTTGATGAAAAAAACAACATTTACTATGCCAAGAAGCTGGAAGAAGCCGGAGTTAATGTAATTTTCGGCCTGAAGGGGCTGAAGGTTCACGCAAAACTTGTACTCATTACCCGCAGGGAAAACAAACAGAACGTCCAGTACGCGTGCGTTGGTACAGGAAATTTCCATGAAGGGAATGCCACCGTGTACACCGATCTGCTTCTTTTTACCTGCGACAAACGCATTACATCGGAAGTTGAGCGTGTTTTCAGCATTTTCAATGAACCTTACCACAATTACACTTTCCGTTACCTTCTTGTCTCTCCTCTTTCGATGCGGCAACGTATCACCCGGCTTATAGACAACGAAATCAAAAACGCCCTTGCCGGAAAAGAAGCGTATATCGACATAAAAATCAATCACCTTGTTGACCGCGGCATGGTGAATAAACTCATGCAGGCGCAGGAAGCCGGTGTAAAAATCCGCCTGATTGTGCGAGGCATCTGTTCCATCTATACCGGCCATGCATCCGGAAAGCCCATTGACGCCATCAGCATAGTGGACAAATACCTTGAACATGCCCGGTTTTTCTTTTTCTGCAACGGAGGAGAGGAATTGTGTTATATTTCTTCGGCCGACTGGATGACGCGCAACCTGGATCACCGTATTGAAGTGGCTTCTCCTGTTTTTTCGCCCGAATTAAAAGAAGAGATAAGGAAAATATTTGAAATTCAGTGGAGCGATAACGTAAAAGCACGCATTATCAACGATCAGCAGAACAACCCCTACCGGCCTCATACCCATCCACCTGTGAGGGCTCAGCTGGTAATCTACGATTTTTACCAGCAGCTTCAGGAAATTCCGGTTAACCGTAAACCCGCACCTTCCCTGGAAAAAGCCACAGTAACACACCTGAGCAGAGCCTGA